The genomic stretch GGGCGATGTCCCAGGAGTGCCGGAGGGCATCACCACGGACGGCAAGGCGGGGCTGTACGTCTCGCTGTTCCTCCTCGACCAGATCTGGCATGTCAACCCGGCCACGGGCGAGAAGAAGAAGATCGCGGACGTGCCGGGCGGCGGGCTCAAAGGTGACCTCATCGGGCTCGAGCGGGATCCCACCGACGGCACGATTCTCGCTGCTTTCAAGAAGGCGACGAAAGTAGACTTGTTCGCGGCCGATCATCCCGATTGTCGCGACGCCACCGATACGGCCACCGGCGTCTACCGCGTCAACCCGCAGACCGGAGCGGTGAGCCCCTTCGTGACGCGCGGCATGGGCATCCCGCTGTGCTTCCCCGATGACATCGCGGTCGACCGCACCGGTAACGTGTACGTCTCCGACCTCGCGCTCGGGGTGATCTGGAAGTTCGATCGCGCGGGCCATGGAGTCGTCTGGTCGGACGATCCGCTGCTCGGCTGGACCGAGCAGAGCGGCACGTGGAACGCGAGGAACGGCACCCCGGTTGGATATATCGGGACCAACACCGTCGCCCTCAGTCCGGACGGGCGCTACCTCTATGCGGGAACCGATGGCGGCCCCGGCGGCCCGACCGGAAGCGGCTTGCTGGTGCGCATACCGATCCAGGCGGACGGCTCGGCGGGCCGGGCCGATCTCTTCGCGACCGGACTCGGCGCCAACGATGGGCTCGAGGTCGGGCCCGACGGGACGATCTACTTCGGCGACACCTACAATAGCGATGTCTGGGCCTTCTCGCCCGACGGGACCCGCCGGCTGCTGGTCGCGTCTCGCGACCATTTCGGCGACCCCCTGGACAACGCCACCAGCCTTGTCTTCCTGAACGGTTGTCTCTACGAGACCCAGCTCGGCTTCTTCAAGCTGCAGCAGGGCAAGGCGAAGGAGACGCTGCGGAACGTGGTAGAGATCTGCAAGTTCGGCAGCCCCGCAGCGAACGGTACGTACACACCGCGGCCCGTCCTGGAGGTGGCGCCCCCGACGCTCCGCCCGCCTTCCGCGCGCCCGACGTATCCACTGTTCTCGACCTCGGGCCACGCGAAACCGTGACGGCTCGCCGGCGGAGCACGAAGGGCGCTTCGAGCAAAACCCGCACGGCGCGCCCGAGAGAGAAGCGGGTAAGTTCACGGGTTGAAGGGGGCGACAGGGCGCCGCCCCCTCCTCACCTCTTGATTGATTGGCGGGCTCGACGGGACTTGAACCCGCGACCTCTGGATTGACAGTTTCCATGGCCAATCGTGGGCATCGCTAGCGTCTTCAATCGCTTGCCGGCGCCGCCGACCTCGAGGGTTGTCGCGCTGCGACGCAGGCAGTTGCACGCCGTAGCGCCGCATGGTCCCCCTCGGTCGTCCGTGCTGCGCTTGGCCAGCCGGTGATGCGGGCTCTGTCCCTGGTCCTGCAGGTGCCGCTGAACTCGGGACGGGCTTGTCGAGCTTCAGAGCGCGAGCTCCTTCCCGAGGATCTGCCTCACGAAGCCCCCGGCGCTCTCGCCCGCCACGAGATCCCTGATCCTTTCGCGCGTCTCGTCGACGACCCCGGCCCGTTCCGCCGCTCTCACCGTGATGGAGTAGGCCGCCCACACGTCTGCGCCCGTGATGTCGTATCCGTAGCCTTCCACGAGCCAGCGCAGCGCGAGTAGGCCCGCCGTCATCGAGAAGGCCGGCTGTTTCTCAACCATGTCGCGGGCGGCGCGTGTGAGCGTCCGAGGGTCGCAGGGCGACCGGCTCGCCAGTGCGAGCGCCGCGTCGTAGAGGCCCGCTGCCTTCGCGGCGGCAAACCACTTGCCTTCCTCTCCGGGCGTGCTCCGGACCAGCTCCGCCAGGATGTCGGCCGCCGCTTTGTGCGGGTACTTCCTCGCGACCGCCCTGAATGTCGCCAGAAACGTCGCGGCCTGGCGCGGGCGCGCACCGTAGCGCTGGTAGGCCTGTTCGACGAAGCCGGACGCGTGCAGGATCTCCTCGCATAGCGCGTCCACGCCGGCGTCGGGCGTCCAGGGTCCACGGCATGACTCCGCGTAGTCGATGGCGTCCGAGGTCCGACCCATGGCCGCGAGGGCCTTGACGGCCCATCGCTCGTACGGCCAGAAGCCTTCGCCTTCGAGCAGCTGGACAACTTCAGCGTACCGCTCCGCCCGGTAGAGGGCGCTCAGACACGCGGTGGTCCCATGGAAGTACCCGCGAACGTCACGGTTGGAGCTGAGCGCCATCCGGGTGATGCCGAGCAACCGATCGGCCCAAGTCGAGGCAACCTCCTTCGACGCGCAGAGGTCGCCCCAGTGGTCGGCGAGCGCCTCGATATACGGCATCTGGTCTGCCGCGTGCGCCTCCCAGCACCGCTCTAGCCACGCCGCCCGGGTCTTCGTGTCTGCCGGCGCGCCGGCGACCAGGGGCACCAGCTCGGCGATCGCGCGGTTGACCGCGGCGCCGATGGCGCCCGAGGAGCCGTCGACGTGTTCGAGGGCCGGCGACAGCCGCTCGAAGAGGGACACTGCGCCGTCGCCGGCAAGGATCGGGTCCGCGCGGGCGACTCTCTTGATCTCTGCGACCGCCTGCTTCACGCGCTCGACGGCGGGTTGCGACCTCCATCCAAACGCGTGCCGGCGAAAACGCGCCTTGAACTCCCACCGATGTGGTCGCCCCGGGCTCTTCACGCGCGTCATAGTGTCGTGGTCGGCCCGGTCGTGGCCGGCACCGCCGCCAGGAGAAGCTGCGCCATTCCCGTGAAGAGCGCGGCGAGCGTCGACGCGGTCGCGGCCGGAGCCGAGATCACGAGACCGCCTCCGGCGGTTCTCTGAACTGTGAGCCCGGAGAAGAGCCGCTGGGCGTCGGCCGCAGAGGGGGGCGGAACCGGCTCGGGCGGCGCTGGCGCCCGGGAGTCACGTGACTCGTCACACGCGATGAGCACCGCGAAGGTCGGCAGGGTTGGTAGTGGCCAGCGAGGCGTTCGCCCGAAGGGCGGTGGCCGCGATCATGCAGTCGTTCAGGGAGCCCCGGCGGCGGCGGCCGAGGTTGAACAGCTTGGCCGCGGCGGCGGCGTCCACGGCGAGGAGCGCCACCGGCTCATCCACGACCCGAGCGGCGAGCTCGATCGCGTGGCCCTGGACCGGCCCACACAGGAACTCGGTCCAGCTCACTGCGCTACTGCCCACGGCCTCGCCTCGAACCAGCCCCTGGCGCAGCCGCTCGTCTTCGGCTGAGCCTCGACGCAAGGCACCAATCAGGAAGCCGGTGTCAAGGTGTATCGCCCGCGCCCTTCGCCCCGCGCCGATGTCGCTCGACGCTCGCGGCGGGCCGTCTGGACCCATGCCCGAGTCCGGGCCCGAGTGAGCTTGAGCGACCGCTGAAGCTGATCGAGCGCTCGGACGGCTTCGCCCCGCTCGAGCGACGGTTGCTCCGCCGCCGCGCGAATCGCCCGCCGGAGGGCCTCCCACGTCGAAACTCCCCAGCGCCGGGCGATGCGATCGAGCGCTTGCGCGGTCTCGACGTCCATGACGTAGGTCGACCTGATCGTGGTGGTCACCATACCATTGCACTATGACCGTATGTAATCAAGGGAGCGACCTCAGGGCCGCCACCGCGTTCGTGAGGACAACCGACGTTGCATACGTCCCAGACTCGATACTTATGGCC from Candidatus Methylomirabilota bacterium encodes the following:
- a CDS encoding PIN domain-containing protein; this encodes MGPDGPPRASSDIGAGRRARAIHLDTGFLIGALRRGSAEDERLRQGLVRGEAVGSSAVSWTEFLCGPVQGHAIELAARVVDEPVALLAVDAAAAAKLFNLGRRRRGSLNDCMIAATALRANASLATTNPADLRGAHRV